CGTTGTCCAGCACGTTGCCCCAGTCCGTCGCCACCAGGTTGCCCGACCCCGAGTACCAGTTGCGGAACGTGCTCGCCCCGCCCGCGACCCCGCCCTGCACGTAGATCTGCTTCCCGCGCGCGTCATACTGAAACGTGTCGTACTCCAAGACCGCGCCGTTGGAAAGCGAGTCCGTGCGCGTGAGCCGCCGCCCTTCGACGTCGTACGTGGTCCGCTCCCCACCGCCGCCCGGGTACGCCATCCCGGTCTGTCGGCCCTGTTTGTCGTACGAGAAACCGTACACGTGCCCCTGCCGACTGCGCGCGTACGTCATCTCGCCCGTGACCGGATCGTATGCGAAGCTGTCCGCCTGCGCCGTACCCGACAGGTTGAACGGGTGCCGCAGCCGCGCGGTCCGGCCAGCGATGTCGTACGTGTATTCCAGCCCGTAGACGTGCGTGTTGAAGCCCAGGTCGGAATAGCCGCGCAGCCGGGTGGTGTCCGTCCGCAGCGCACCGTTGTTGTAGTAGCTGCGCTCCACCCGCGAATCCAGGTTCTCCGCCCACACCTGATTCCCCGCCGCGTCATACCCGAAGGTGAACACCTCGCCGGGAATGACGAGCGCGCCGTTCGCGCCAGTGGGGTAGTAGGGGAACGGGTGGTTCGCACAGGACGCCCACCCCGGAGGGCAGCCCTGGGCGTAGCTGTGCCCAGGCACGGTCCGGCGCACCAGCCGACCCAGCGCGTCGTACTCCATCCGTACTTCGGCGAACCCGCGAGCGGTGGTGCCGATTACATTGCCAGCCTGGTCATAGGCCGTGGTGCGGTAGTCACCCGGGCCGTTGGTTTCGCGCACCTTCCGGCCCACGTTGTCGTAGTCGAAGGTCGTAATCAGCGATCCTACGTTCGCAGGGTCCGGCAGGCTCTGTCGCTCCACGCTCCGGAGGTCGCCCCGCGCGTCGTAGCCGTTCGCGACCGTGACGATCTCCTGCGGTGTGTCGGCGGGATCGATGGCGCCGGGCATGTTGGGATCGGGCGCCTGCACCATCGCGGGCCCGACGCTCTGGGTCCACCGAACCCGGTTCATCACGTCGTAGCCGGTGCGGCTGCGGGCGCCGTTGGTCCGCACCGCCGCCTCGGTGGTGTCCCCGGGGGTGACGGGCGTGATGACCAGCGTGTCGCGGCCCACCGCGTCAGCGTAGTGCATTGTGTGGAAGCCCAGCGGGCTGATGCTGGCCCGCAGCAGGCCCCAGCCGTCGTAGGCCACCGAGTCCACCCGCGCCACCCCGTTCACCATCGGCGACTCCACCGCTCGGAGTTGACCATCCGCGGTGTAGCGGTAGCTCACCCGCCGCGTGGCGTCGCCCACCTGCTCCCAGAGCCGGTTTCCGTTGATGGTATCGTACGCCATCGTCACCACGCCCTGGCCCGGCGCGGTGATGGACGTCACCCCGTTCCACTTGTCGTCGTACGTGTAGGTCGTGACCGGGCTGTACCCGTCGCCCAGCGGGTTCAGCGCCGTGCTGCTCTGCAGCCGCCCGTGCGTGTCGTAGGTGGCCGACTGGCGGGCCACCGGCGCGCCGTTCGCGTTGGGCCTGCGGACCTCCGTCACCAAGGCCGGAAAACTCGCGTCCCCACGCAGCAGCAGCGTCTCGCCACCCAGCGCCTCGCGGATGCGGCGCGGCGCGCCGAAGCGTCCCACCCAGATCAGCGTCGTGTCCCCCACGTCCGTCCGCGGCCCGTCCAGCAGCGTGTGCGTGCGCGATAGCGGCAGGGCAGCCGCAATGCCGCGCCCCTCCACCGGCTCGAACCGGTTGATGATGCTGTCGCCCACCAGCGGCCCCAGCCACACCCGGGACGAGGCGACCGTCCGCCCCGGCCCGTAGGTGAACACCGACTGCACCCCGCGCCGGTCCGTGCGCGAGGTCGCATACAGGCCGTCGTAGCCGAAGGAGACCGCCACGCTGTCCGGATCGGTGATCGAGGTGACGCGGTTCAGCGCGTCGCGTCCCAGCGTCACCACGCGGCCACGGACGTCGTTCAGGTCCGGCGCCTCCACCGCCGCCACCATCCCGGCCGCGTTCAGCACGAAGCGGTAGTGCAGACTGGCGCCCGTGGCACCCGTCTGCCGCGGCACCTCCAGCCAGTTCAGCGGCCCGTTGCTGATGTCGCGGACGAAGCGGGTGTGCTGGTTCAGGCGGTTCGCCGTCGACAGGTGCTCTCCCTGCGGACCGAAGCTCACCACCGCGCCCTGGGGAGTCCGGCGCTGGTACCCGCCGCCGGGCCTGGCCCACATCGTGTCGGCGCGGTCCACCCGGGCGGCCACCCACACGCCCGTGGACACCGGGCTGTAGATGCGCGTGCTCCCGTCACCGCCCACTCGCAGCAGGCGGTTCCCCGACACGGTCACCACCTGCTCCATCCCGGCCAGCCACCACCCCGGACCGAACTGGCTCAACGCGCGGTTCACCACCGCCACCTCGCCCGCCACGGCCACGGGATACGACACGCCCGTGTAGTGCGCGGTGACCTGCATCGTGTACGGATACACCCCGGTCAGCGACGCCAGCGTGTCCATCACGATGGAGATTCGCCGCGCGGTGCCGGATCCCCACTGGCTCCCCGGGTACACCGTCCGGTAGAAGGAGCCGTTGGGCTTGAAGACCTTCACCTCCACCGTGGTGGGCACCGTGGAGCCCACGGGGAGTCGCACGTCCGCGTACACACGCGCCGTTCCCGACACGTGTGCGCTGCTGTACAGGAGCGACGGCGCGTGGGTGCGCCCCAGCAGCTGCACCGCGGGAAGCCCGTGCGCCAGCCGCAGGTCGCCGCACTCCATCGCCGCGCCGGGGGCAATCGCCACCGTGACGCACTGGTCGCGGGCGATGGTGGCGCTGGAGTTGAGGTCCACCAGGGTGACCGTCATCGCCGCGGGCGCGGTGCCGGTGCCTACCCCTTCCAGCTCCGCCCACCCCGCGTCCTCGATCGCGGCGTTCGCCGTGCTGCGGGCGGAGAGCCGCAGCGTGATCTCCTGTCCGGCGGACAGGGCGGGAAAGCTGAGCCCTACGGACGCGGAGTCACCGGCCGCCAGCGTCAGCGTGGAGACGGATGGCGCGCCGCAGCCGCTCAGGAACGTGCCCTGCGCGTCGCGGCAGGAGCCCAGGAGCGAGAAGGTGGCGGGCAGCGCGCCCGTGTTGCGCACCCACATCGCGTACGTCCCCGCCGCGCCAGAGGCCACCTGCGCCCACGCGCCGTTCGGCGTCACCCGCACCCCCGGCGAGCCGAGCTTGTAGGTGACTGTCCGCGAGCTGCAGTTCTGGAAACTGCCGCAGGCAGAGACGACCAGCGTATCCGTCCCTCCGCTCAGGCTCACGTTGCCGGTCAGGTACAGCCGCCGTTGTGGACCCGTCGTGGACCGGCGGACCTGGAAGGCGGACGTGACGCTGGTATCCCTCCACATCACGGTGGCATTGGCCGAGTCTCCGGTCGCCACCGTCACCGTGATGCTGACCGGCACCGTGGGCTGTGTGTACGTTCCGCTGATGGGCTGAACGCTGATGAAGGGCGCTTGGCCTGTGGTGGGGCAGTCTTCCAGCGTGGTGCACGACTGGGCACGCGCCTGGGGCGCGAACAGCAGGAGGCTCGCGAACAGCGCGATGAACGCCGCGATCAGGCGTCCGGCGTGGAAAGAGCGGATCGGCATGCAACGTACGAAAGCGGAGGGAAACGGAACCTGAGGGAGCGCGCCGCAAAGTCGACGAATGGGAGCTGGGGATGGCTCTGGCGTCCACTTTTGACTCCGCTAAGGCAGCGGAGCGGCTTCTACAAAATGCTCCCAAAAGAGAATCCTGTCCAGCGGCCTCCGCAGAGGATCGTCCGTGCGCCACGCGGACTAACCCTACAAAAACCATGGGCTGCAATGATTTACAGCGCGGCAGCCAATGCGGTATCCGCGTAGATGCGGCCGTCCCGGCAGCAACTGTTTGTCAGTGCACTAGCGCTCTCCGCCACCGCGTGGAAAAATGGACAGATTGCGACGGAAGAGGAATGATGCAGACGGGTGGCGGACCGATTCGGAGACTCAGATCTGGGACTGGAGCGACTAAACGACCACCGGCTAGAGCCGGTTGGTTGTTTGGCCACTGGAAGTGGCTGGGCAGGCTGAAACCTGCTGAAAGGCCGGATGGCGTGCTCCCGGCGGTATCCCATCCGGGCTGACACGCTCAACCAAGTCTCCAAGTCCCACTGCTATGTTCGGAGCGGAAGGCAACTTGGCGTTTCGCCCCAGCATCTACCGGTTGCTGAAGAAGGTTTCGGACCCGGCGTATGGAAATGAACCGGGCCGCCGGGTAGTCCAGCGATCCCGAAGGATGGGGTATCAGACACGATAGAGAGCACTCCGCTTTGCCCAACCTTCCTCGATCCCAAGACTCCCACCAATCTGTCGATGACACAGCCGATGTCCATCGGGAACCATAGAGGCCGCGAATGCCGGGAACAGCGCAGGCTTACGAACCCGCACGTTCCATCGCTCGTGAAGTCATGGTTCGTAGCGCATGATGGCGTTTCCCGCGGGATACCTTCCGCGCCTTGAGGAACTGCCGCAGAAGAGGGATTGCTGGCGAGAGAAGCGCACCCCGGTGATGAGCAGCGCACGCTGTCCGGAGAGTCGTCGGCTTTTCTGCACGGCCACCACCGGCCGGTACATCGGGGCATGGACAGCATCCCCGTACCGCCGGAAATCGAAGTCCTGTTTCGCCTAGCCGGACGGCAGACTCTGTCCAGCCACGCCGCGAAGCTGAATGCCCGTATTGAAGAACTCCGGCCGCGAATCGCGGCGATCATGTTGGAGATGATCCTGCTGGAACTTGAGCAAGAGCCCCCCATGCGGCCGCCCAGTTCGTCTGAACTCGCCGTGCTGCTGAAGTCGGGGGACCCGCGGGTGCGATTGCTGTGAATCCGGCTGAACGGGGTTAGAGAATGAGATAGAGCACCCGCTCGTCCACTGCACGCATGCCGAACGTGTCAGGGGCTGTGCACGTTGGGCAAGTGGGCCGGTCGACCGGCACTCTCGCCCAACCTTTGATCAATCCCTCTCTCTGCGATCCCACCACTGCGTGCAAGAATGGGTACCGTCCTGTTCTTCAACGTTTTCATGAGGACGAGAACTGCAGTACCCCACTAGAAGGCTGTTGAAGAAATCATCCGGCTGCGGGCAAGGGCCCGTCCCACGGTCGATTCACGGCTGTTTTGTGGCGTTTACGCCATCCAGAACCCTCAAATGGGTCGCTGGAGGCCCACAGTTCGCCCCGATGGACCGGCGCGCGATTAAATCAACAGGCTTCTAGGCTCATACCGGACCCAAGTCGAAGGATGAGTAAACCAGCCGTTCGCCTTTGTGCTCCCGCTGCGACTGCCGGAAATAAGGCTCCACGCGCTGCAGAATCACATCTGCTTCATCTTTTTCCAGCCGCTTCAAACGGGATAGTCGGTTGCCTAGACCACCGTACGATGTTCCGAGTTCTACACCTCCATCCTCCGACAACCACCACCGATCGTGCACCGGAAACTCTGGGTTAGCGCCTCTGCTGGTAATGAAGATGATGGTCGTGTCAGGAGGATCATCCTGCCGCAAACGGTTCCATGCCGCTCGGTACCCCTGCTCTGGGTCAGTCAGCCCCTTCTTCGACTTAGCATCTGTAATGACGAACACACGCGCATCCTCAGATACATCTCTCACGAGCGTCAGAAGATGAACGTCCTTCGGCAAGAAGTATGGATCCACCACATAGATCGTGCGACCACCCTGAGTTGCAAGCCATTCACGGATCATGGCGAGCCCCTCCTCTCGCTCTCCTTCTCCTATCAACTTCGACTCAGCATGATCATCCTTTGTCGACACGAAGGGGAGTCGTTGCAAGCCGGACCCAACGCTACGCTGACCCGACAAAACGGCCAGTTCGGCGCCACGGAGACAAGCTTCGAAAAGCGGGAGTACGTATCGGCGCGTTGTTGCAGGGTTCTGAGTGTTGTACTGCACCGCATTCTCGATGAACCAAGCGAAAATCGGGTAAGACGCTGAAACTGGCTGAGCCGCCGCGTATTGCAGAAGCGGGAGGGCGCGGTCAGGAGACACGGGTGAGATGCGTCGCGCGTTAAGGCTACCGAGTTTCCGCCATGCGGCCCGGGAGTATTCCAGCGCGCTACCCTCAACGGTATCCGACCTCGTTCCCTTTCGGGTCGCCATCGCATCTGAGAGGCGATACACACGCAGTTGATTCTCCATCGAAACCTTAGCTGGATCATCGTCGCTTACAGACGCGAGGCCTGCCGCAAACTCAGGATCCATCCGGTGTGCAGCGTTGATAAGCGAACGGCGACGCTCCTCAACAGATTTTCCCTCACCCCGAAATGATATCTCCAACGCAGTCCGAAACATGTCCCGCGCGACGTTTGGCTCTTTGTCGAAAACCAGTAATGCGATCACCTCATACCTGCCGAGTCGATCCACCATCGTCGGGATCGCGTCTGCGGTTTGACGCGCCTCGGTCAGAAGTGCGCGCCGGTCCGAGTCTGATCTGAACCTGCCGATAGCGACAACCGCGCCCAGTACATAGGCACGATCAGCAGTGTTCGGGATCTGACGCGCATCCGCAGCGAAGGTGTCTGCGAGCAGTACTTCGCCTGGTGGCCTGAGTTGATTGATCTGTGCCCGCGCAGCGATGCGATAACCCTCGTGTTGAATATTACGTGTCGTCGGGACCTTAGCATTGACCAAGTCTTCAAGACGACGGACGAGCTCGGCCACCTGCGGACGCTTCATTGCGGTTTTGCTGGCGAGCGCACCTTCAACCAGTGACTCCAAAAGCGAGTACATCCGCCAATCAACGATCATCTCTTCCATGATCTGGACGACCGTGCTTGCATCCTCGAATGTCAGTTCACCACCCTGATGTGGACGGCGAATCAGAGATTCGCCCGGAGGAAGTTTGTTCAGGATTGTCCATCCAGTATTTCCCAGCGCTTCATCGCGGGCGATTTCTGGAAGCGAGTTGATGAGATGCATCCCGGCAGCACGCGAACCTAGGTACAAAGCCGGCGCGCTGACGACTATTACCGCCGTACGGTCGGCCACATTGCTCTGAGGAATCGTGTAGAGCAAGGGAATCAGTCTCTCTTGAACAATCTTGCCGCACAGTTCCTCACGACCCACCCTGTGGCATCGTATTGCCAGTTCGGAAAGCAGGACGGCTTTATCTTCGACCGAGTCAAACTCAGCGATTGTTCTCAAAAGCCGCTCAACGTCATCCTCTTGCTCTAGGTTGTGGGCGAGAAGACCTGCGAAAGCCCTGATGGCGAGAAGCAAGCCTAACAAAGCTGCTGTCGTGCTTTCTGCATCGTGCAGCAGGAGACGGGTCTGCAAGTCGTTCGTTTCCGTGATGTACTCTTGCGCCACGTCCTGATCTGTGTTCGCTAGCACCGCCACAATATCAAAGCCCACGTCGAGCTTTTCCCAACTGTCATCCACTACGTTCCAAGCCTCGCGAACCCACCTAAGAAGATCCCTCCGAGTCTGCTCTGCCTTCTCTCCCAAAGGCGCGAGCCATGCAGCGAGATCGGCGCACACTCGTGCGCGTTCTTCGGTTTTCTGAATAGCTTGCGCTCGACGGATTATGGGGATCAACCCGGATACATCGGCTTTGGAATGGGGCCGACCAAGTAGCGTCGCCGATTGTAGAGCAGCATCGCGGATGTCTGGATCCACAATCTGGTCCAATGCCCAGCCAACTTCAAAGATGGGAATCTCAGTTGCAGGAGCCGAGATCGCAGCTTCGACAAACGCGCGGTAGGCAGAGTCCCTACGCCCTTCTGTGTTGATCTTTGCGATCACTGCCAAGGCAGTGTTGGGCTGCGCGATTGCTAGAGCTTTTATCACTCCCTTACACACCTCGTAATGCTCAGCAGCACCGCCCAGAAGTGTATCAACGCCGACCAGCAGCTCCTGCTCTACCAGCTCGTGCAAAGTCTCGTCCATCGTTTTCGACGGGTCGATCAGAGTAAGAGTTGCCACGAGTCGCCCGAAAGAAGCGGTCTGGACAACCAAATCCCCTATCTTCGAGACAGTATTGTAGACCGCAAGTAAACGTTCATGGGCATTTGCACGGTCGTGGCGAGCCATGGCCCGAGCCAAGATGAGCTGGAGCCGAATGTGATCTTCAGTCGGACCGATCTTCTCCAACACGCCACGTTGCGCGTCTAGCAACTGAACGAGTTCTAAGACTCGGGTAGCCGAGTCGAGGTAGGGGAGACATTGGGCTAGTGCGCGGTAGACACGTGCATTGGCCGTATATCCCGTTGCCTGGATAGAAGCCGTGAGCCCATACTCAAGCACTTGGTCAGCGTCTTGACGCCGACGGTTCGCAGTCATCCAGTGTTGTAGCAGGTACAGTCGGTCCCCGGTGGATTCGATTCGCTGTGCTTCCGATATGACATCAGGAGCTGGAAGGTCACCCAACACTGCAATGGCGTGAATAGATAACCGTCTCAGAGCCGGGTTTTTGATTTGATCCTGCAGTTGTCTGGCTTGCTTCTTTGCACTTGGATCTCCCACCGTAAGTTCGGCTTGGATAGACAGTCGCGTTCGTGCCCAGTCAAGAGCGTTCTCACCCTCATTTCCTGGGGCCTTACTAACCACCTCCAACGCCAACTCGGGTGAGACGTGAAACAAGTCTCCGGCAGCTTCAAGAACCTGTTCTCCGGTAGCGTCGTCTTCCAACGTTGTATACAAAACCTTGATCCGGTCTAGAAGGTCTTGATCTGGAGGAAGCTCTTGCTCCTTGCGAGCACGCGCGATTGCGGCGAGTAGTCGAAAGCGAACATCTCGACGTTGCGCGGCTTCAGCCAGAGCCAAGGCTGTGTCGTAATCTCCCACGGCCGTCCTCGCTCTAACTTCGGCCACACCAGTTCTGGATGAGGCGATCTCCACGATCGCCGCTTTCTGGAAGGTAAATCGGACTAGATCCCCATCTCGTCCGAGCTGCTGTGCCGCCTTGATGCCCTGATCAGCCTGAGATTGGACAGATGACAGTGAAGTGGTCTGTCGATACAGGCGCGCAAAGCGCTCCGGGGAAAGATATTGCACCAGATCGATCAACCGGTCGGCGCTGGTGAAATATGTGGGAAGGTGAGCCAGGGCTTGCGGGCTCTCAGGATCACGAGTGAAGAACGCGATTAACAACTCGTTGACCTCCAGCCGGAGGTGTTGGACACGAGTGCTCGCAAAACGCCGGTGTGCTTCCGAAACAAACCGGTAGTATCCTTCCGAATCACAGCTCAAAAACCCAAGTCCCTCAAGCTTTGTCTCTACGTGCGACGTCGCAAGTTGAGCAATCTCTGCCAACTCTGCACGAGAGTAACTCCGGGGCTCATGTGCAAGGATCGCCAGCAGAAGAACCTGCTCATGGTCTGCATCATCGACGGTGGACCACTCCAGCCGAAATAGATCCGGAAGCTGTTCCGGGAGTTGCGCGAGCAACTGTTCCGGCGTTTGACCTGTGAGTAGCAGCCGACGGATACTGGCGAGCTTTCCTGGAACAGCCCCAGTTACTCGTACGATTTCCTCACGTTGCGCTGGCGTCAGTTCGAAGCTTTCAAGGAAGCGTGCCGCTTCGTCACTGCTGAAAGAGCTCAGGGGATACCCCTTCACGAGATTCCGCGTGGCAGAACGAAGGGGAAGTTCTTCGGCCGTACGTCCGCTGAGAAGAAAACGGAAACCCTCCATCCCAAATGGTAGCAAGTCGATGATCAAGGTCCTGCTACCCTCATCCGTAGACGGTATGTCTTCAAGACCATCGACGATAAAGTAGAAGGGCATTCCGTCCTTGCGGGCTTTTCTCCGCAGCGCAGCGTAGAGCTTCTGGAGAGCTACCTGGTCCACCTGCTCTGCGACCGGCGGTTCGCCCCCGTCGTGAAGGAGATCAGAAATCTGCGAGTGAATATCACTCGCGATCTGCTGAGGATCATACGCCCAGCGACTTGCGACCGTCAGGTAGACGGCAACGGTCCGATCGCGGTGTTCGTTGTGAAACTGGTGTAATAACGTCGACTTCCCGATCCCCTCCTGGCCCTCCACGACGACGATCTCGATGTCACCTTCGAGAAGTGTTGCGAGTGTGCGTAGGAAGTGAGGACGAGCGATGATGGGCTCGGTAGCCGATCCCTGCGATGCATTCGTAGAGCGGTTTGCGTGCACAGTCCTGACCATAGTAGGGGAGGGCGTGGCAGCGGAGCACTGAATGGCACATCGATACTGCACAATGTGTGCTATATAGCAGGCGTAGCCGTGGGTGCTAGCGTTCCTGGACGGCTACTTTTCCGCACGGCCTTGATGGGCAGGCAGGTTCCTTAAAGGACGCGTTCGTGGCCAGAACCCGCCCACAACCTTCAAAGGACCGGGCGGTGGATACGATCTGCTTGAGATAGCGTAATCTGAGCGCTAAACTTTCGAGTCGGCTTGACCATCGACATCCTTCTTTACTGAAACGCCATGTCTTCTGCTGGAGCCAAAGCAGCTCTTCAAGGCTTCCGTGTTCAGGCGCTCTACACTCTGGCATTGATGCTGGAACCCGGAGCCGAGAACCTCGTCTTCCAGCCAGAAGGCAAGGAAGATCTCGATGTCTACGCGGGAGATGAACTCAAGCGAGTGATCCAGGTGAAGGGCCACGCGGATCCGCTCTCGCTTTCCAAACTCGGACACGGGCAGGATGATTCCTTCCTCCGCCGCGCATCAGAACTCTGTGCGCGGGCCGGGCTGGAGATCGTAGTCGCCACGTTCGGCCCGGTCGGCCCGGAGTTGGAAGGCGCTTGGGCGGGCACTGCGAACCATCGCGCATCCGTAGTAACAAAGCTTCGCGACGGAGGGTTCGATGACGAGAAGATCGCCAACCTCTTTGCTTCCGTTCGCTTCGAGCAGGTCAGCGAAGTTGTACTCCGCCAGCAGGTCTTCGACTTTCTATCAGAAAGCCTCCTGGGCGGGGATCCAGAAAGCGCATTCGACCTGCTCGTCGCGTGGCTGTACCAAGCCGCGGAAGGGCGTCGGCGGATCACCACGGCCGACCTTCGGGATCGCATCACTCGTGTCGGGAGATACCTCGCCGAACGAGCCGCGCATCACCAGGAGTGGTTCACGTCCATCGTTCCGCTCGACGATGCTCCGATCACCCTGGAGCGCCGGGAAGAACTCGCCATCGAGTACCACCGCGGCGTTGCTGCGCGATTCGACCACATCACAACGGATCAGGACATCCTTCGCGAGGCAAAGCTGCAGCAGATCGACGAGGCCTTTTCAGCGTCCAAGGTGGTCATCGTCCACGGTGCTTCTGGACAAGGAAAGAGTACCCTTGGACTGCGCTACCTCCATGACTTCGTTCCGGCCGCGTGGCGGTTCTCTATCCGCCTGGTCGCGGATCGTACTCACGCCCTCCGTGTCGCCACGGCACTCGCTGGTCATCTGCGGGCTGTTGCGGCGCCCATGTATGTCTACGTGGACGTCTCGCCGCGCGATGCGGACTGGCCGGAACTCGTTCGGGTTCTGGTGGAGCAAGCGGGCGTGAAGGTCCTCGTGACGATTCGCGAAGAGGACCTTGCCCGGGTCAACATCTCAGAATCGGAACTGGGCTTCCCCCGTTCAGTGCAAATCCAGTTCGACGAAGCGGAGGCCCAGCTGATCTACGACAAGCTCGTCGCGCGACGCCCTGCAGACCGGTTTCTTTCTTTCCCGGAAGCCTGGGCGCAGTTCGGTGGGCAGGGTCCCTTGCTGGAGTTCACGTACCTCGTCACCCAGAGCGAATCGCTGGAGGCCACCCTTCGCGCCCAGGTGCGCCGACTGCGGGACGAGGTGCAGGCCGGACGGCTACCCGCGGCTGACCTCGCGTTTCTTCGCTTGGTGAGCGTCTCGGCAGCGTATGAGGCCCGCTTGGATGTCGCCGGGCTCGCAGCCGTTGCTGGTCTTCCAGATCCGGTTCGTACGTTGGAACTGCTGGAGAGCGAGTACCTAGTGCGGCGCTCCGCCGAAGGCCGGTATGTGGAAGGCCTCCATCCCATCCGATCCACCATCATGGCTGCCGCGCTTACCGATCCCGTCTTCGCACCATGGGCTGAGTCCGCAGCGGTGTGCATTCAGCACATGCCTGAGCCAGATCTGGAAGCCTTCCTGTTCCACGGCTTCCTACATCATCAAGACGCCTCGGAAACCCTGATCCACGCAGCTAAGGAGCGTCGGCTGCGGACCTGGGCCGGGCTGGCGGGTGTGGGACGAAGCCTGATCTGGCTCGGAGTGAAGCGGTACGTAGACGATAACCACGCCGTCATCGAAGAAGGTCGGGAGAAGCTCAGCACAGCGTGGTCGCTGCTGCTGGATTTCGACGTCGCGGACATCGTCTCTGACGAGGAGCCCTTCATCGAGCGACTCCCCGGAGCACGTCCTGAAGTCGTTGAGTTGGGACGCCAACTGCGGGAGCGCCAGTCGAACAAGCGCGAGATCTTCGCGCTTTTCAGCACATGGATCTCCAACATCCCGGTCGCGCCTGATCCACCCGCCACCACGGCGGATTGGACCGGCCTCGCAGAGCTTTGTTTCTGGGCTGCTCGCCTGGAGATCGCGGGACCCGCAATGGACGCGGCTTGGGACGTAGATTTGGCGGCCGCGATCGAAAGTGTGCCTCTCCCTGTCCTGAGCAGGGTGGTCCAGGCGTGGTCGTACGGACCCCCTGAACGGTTCCAGGAACGCGTCCAGCCTCATACCGGGCGGCTCCTGTCGAAATACCGGGAAACGATGCAAGTCGTGTCGCTCGAAAGCGAAGAAGACCGGCTCTATGCGCGCTTCATCGTCCCCTGGGACGTGATGGCCACG
This Longimicrobium terrae DNA region includes the following protein-coding sequences:
- a CDS encoding AAA family ATPase; translated protein: MHANRSTNASQGSATEPIIARPHFLRTLATLLEGDIEIVVVEGQEGIGKSTLLHQFHNEHRDRTVAVYLTVASRWAYDPQQIASDIHSQISDLLHDGGEPPVAEQVDQVALQKLYAALRRKARKDGMPFYFIVDGLEDIPSTDEGSRTLIIDLLPFGMEGFRFLLSGRTAEELPLRSATRNLVKGYPLSSFSSDEAARFLESFELTPAQREEIVRVTGAVPGKLASIRRLLLTGQTPEQLLAQLPEQLPDLFRLEWSTVDDADHEQVLLLAILAHEPRSYSRAELAEIAQLATSHVETKLEGLGFLSCDSEGYYRFVSEAHRRFASTRVQHLRLEVNELLIAFFTRDPESPQALAHLPTYFTSADRLIDLVQYLSPERFARLYRQTTSLSSVQSQADQGIKAAQQLGRDGDLVRFTFQKAAIVEIASSRTGVAEVRARTAVGDYDTALALAEAAQRRDVRFRLLAAIARARKEQELPPDQDLLDRIKVLYTTLEDDATGEQVLEAAGDLFHVSPELALEVVSKAPGNEGENALDWARTRLSIQAELTVGDPSAKKQARQLQDQIKNPALRRLSIHAIAVLGDLPAPDVISEAQRIESTGDRLYLLQHWMTANRRRQDADQVLEYGLTASIQATGYTANARVYRALAQCLPYLDSATRVLELVQLLDAQRGVLEKIGPTEDHIRLQLILARAMARHDRANAHERLLAVYNTVSKIGDLVVQTASFGRLVATLTLIDPSKTMDETLHELVEQELLVGVDTLLGGAAEHYEVCKGVIKALAIAQPNTALAVIAKINTEGRRDSAYRAFVEAAISAPATEIPIFEVGWALDQIVDPDIRDAALQSATLLGRPHSKADVSGLIPIIRRAQAIQKTEERARVCADLAAWLAPLGEKAEQTRRDLLRWVREAWNVVDDSWEKLDVGFDIVAVLANTDQDVAQEYITETNDLQTRLLLHDAESTTAALLGLLLAIRAFAGLLAHNLEQEDDVERLLRTIAEFDSVEDKAVLLSELAIRCHRVGREELCGKIVQERLIPLLYTIPQSNVADRTAVIVVSAPALYLGSRAAGMHLINSLPEIARDEALGNTGWTILNKLPPGESLIRRPHQGGELTFEDASTVVQIMEEMIVDWRMYSLLESLVEGALASKTAMKRPQVAELVRRLEDLVNAKVPTTRNIQHEGYRIAARAQINQLRPPGEVLLADTFAADARQIPNTADRAYVLGAVVAIGRFRSDSDRRALLTEARQTADAIPTMVDRLGRYEVIALLVFDKEPNVARDMFRTALEISFRGEGKSVEERRRSLINAAHRMDPEFAAGLASVSDDDPAKVSMENQLRVYRLSDAMATRKGTRSDTVEGSALEYSRAAWRKLGSLNARRISPVSPDRALPLLQYAAAQPVSASYPIFAWFIENAVQYNTQNPATTRRYVLPLFEACLRGAELAVLSGQRSVGSGLQRLPFVSTKDDHAESKLIGEGEREEGLAMIREWLATQGGRTIYVVDPYFLPKDVHLLTLVRDVSEDARVFVITDAKSKKGLTDPEQGYRAAWNRLRQDDPPDTTIIFITSRGANPEFPVHDRWWLSEDGGVELGTSYGGLGNRLSRLKRLEKDEADVILQRVEPYFRQSQREHKGERLVYSSFDLGPV